The Bacillota bacterium genomic interval GTGCCCGGTGCAGCCTTCATGGGGTCGGTCGCTCCCACCATCTGCCTAGCTGCTTCCACAGCGTTGGGCGCCTCCAGAACCATGGCCAGCACAGGGCCGGAGGTCATGTAGGCCCGAATCTCCGGGAAGAATGCTTCGGAAACCAGATGTGCGTAGTGCTCTGCGACTAGATCGTCCGTCATCACAAGCGCGCGGGCGTTGGCTACCCTGAACCCTCTGCGCTCGAACCTCGAGACAATCTCACCCACGAGGCCGCGGGACACCCCATCTGGCTTTATGATTATGCATGTACGCTCCATGTCTAGCCCTCTCCGCACTCCACGGTCTCGGGACCGTAACTGAACGCACAGACTACCCTTGCCTCTCGGCAACGGATCTACCCAGGTTGATCAAGTCCTTGAGCGCGGTGGCTGACGCCGCCCTGGGGCCACCTGCGCCTCCCACCATTGTAAGCTCTCCGAAGATGTCGGTCACGAACCGCACCGCCTTGAAATCCCCCCGCACCTGTGCCAGGAAGTCCCCATTCGGGATCGGCGTGGGTTTCACCTCTATGGAGACATCATCGCCGTTTCTGACCGCCCGTCCGACAAGCCGGAGTGTTCGCCCTTCCATCGCCCAGTGGGCGATATCCCGTCTCGTGACCTGCGTGATCCCCTGCACCGATACGTCATCGAGGGTCTTTCCCGCCCGCATCGCCGCATTGGCAAGGAGCAAGATCTTGCACGCGGTATCCAACCCTTCGACATCCCGCCCCGGATCGGTTTCGGCGAGTCCGAGGGCCTGCGCCCTGGTTAGGGCCTCGGAATAGGGCAGACCTTCGTCCGACATCGACGTCAGAATGTAGTTGGTCGTGGCGTTCAGAACGCCCTCGATTACTAATATCTCCGCGCCGGCAAGACTTCG includes:
- the ndk gene encoding nucleoside-diphosphate kinase; this translates as MERTCIIIKPDGVSRGLVGEIVSRFERRGFRVANARALVMTDDLVAEHYAHLVSEAFFPEIRAYMTSGPVLAMVLEAPNAVEAARQMVGATDPMKAAPGTIRGDLATSLRFNLVHASDSPSSAAVEINRFFPSEDPRKESGYAATS